In the Candidatus Thorarchaeota archaeon genome, CGTTGTCGCAACGCAGGTCGTTTCTTGAGGCTGCAGTGTTGAACCTTGAGAAGCGCCTCAGCGACCCGGACAACGGCCCCGAGGTGAAGGAACTCCTTGACACAGCCGCCAGGGAATACAGGCGTCTGCTCGAACAGATCACTAGAATAATCTCTGCAAAGGATGCCGCGGCCGAAGCGGAGCTTGGTTCAAGAGACGAGGCGCGAGCGGCCATCGAGGCACTCCTGAGAGTCGTTCCTAAGAAGCGCGATGCAGCCCTTGCTGTGCAAGACCCAAACGAGAGAGCAAAAGAGGTTCAGCGGCTCGTCACCGCGCTCCAGCAAGCACTGGAAACCGCAACCCGTCTGAAACTGAAGGATGAGATCAGAAATCTGGAGAACCAGCTGGCCGCCCTGAGAGACCTGTAGAGGTCCTGTGCCTAAGAGGCCTCCGCTTCATCCATTTCGTCATCGAAGACTTCATCTTCCTCTGCAATGCCTGACCTGACAATGTCGAGCCACTCCGAGGCCGTCTCCTCAAGCTCCGGGTCGAGTGAGAGTGCATACTCCACCGCCTCCAGTGCCTCGTCGTACATGTCATTGAGAAAGTAGTAGACTCCGTAGTTGTACCAGGTGACGGCCGAGTTGGGATCTAACAGGATTGCTCTCTCCAGTGCATGTGCTGCCTCATCCCATTCCTCGTTCGCAATCAGAGCTGTCGCCAAGAGCTGCCAGTCTCGCGCCCGCAGGGGGTGGAGCCTCAGGCTCTCGCGAAGCGCGTCAATACCTTCGATGCTCTCGTTCAGCAGAAGATGCAGGTACGCCTTGTCAGCCCAGTATCTGACCGACCGGGGTTGAATCCTGATGAGCTGGTTCATTGCTTCAAGGGCCTTTTTTGGCTGCTTCAGTTCCAAGTTGCAGACTGCCAGTCGCTCCCACACCAGCGCATTGTCGGGGTCCACACGCGCTC is a window encoding:
- a CDS encoding tetratricopeptide repeat protein; the protein is MTTDSPGKTVRRILADAESLMATSRFVEALTALERGARVDPDNALVWERLAVCNLELKQPKKALEAMNQLIRIQPRSVRYWADKAYLHLLLNESIEGIDALRESLRLHPLRARDWQLLATALIANEEWDEAAHALERAILLDPNSAVTWYNYGVYYFLNDMYDEALEAVEYALSLDPELEETASEWLDIVRSGIAEEDEVFDDEMDEAEAS